Proteins encoded by one window of Salicibibacter halophilus:
- the yunB gene encoding sporulation protein YunB, producing the protein MALKLPSNGKKQRRGGPLPFRYVFLISLVIFIFLTVQGLYFIDQHVRPALLTIATIETQRISTQAINQAVSRDLTDQEHLDDLVLMETTEDGDISSLAFDASVYNQVLEDAIDLIHSYLEEVESGMTDGDIPSELEEEIEDAGVGRVEDGSIYNIPLGMATNNALLAQLGPQVPVSFSAVGDPHVDMEERVENVGINNTWLRIGLTIEMDIRVVIPFGTEEDTATTFVPVGMVFVPGDVPDYYGEGGGMPIPAITPSGDEEEVDMQAPDAEIENPPAGEDETN; encoded by the coding sequence ATGGCTTTAAAATTGCCAAGTAACGGAAAAAAACAGCGCAGGGGCGGTCCGCTCCCTTTTCGCTATGTTTTCCTTATTTCATTGGTTATCTTTATTTTTTTGACAGTACAAGGATTATATTTCATTGACCAACATGTTCGGCCGGCTTTATTAACGATTGCCACCATCGAGACCCAAAGGATCTCTACACAAGCAATCAATCAGGCAGTATCAAGGGATTTGACAGATCAGGAACATCTCGATGATCTTGTGTTGATGGAAACGACGGAAGACGGGGACATCTCATCTTTGGCTTTTGATGCATCTGTCTATAATCAAGTGCTTGAAGATGCGATTGACCTGATCCACTCCTATTTGGAAGAAGTGGAATCAGGCATGACAGACGGGGATATCCCCAGTGAATTGGAAGAAGAAATCGAGGACGCAGGTGTAGGGCGTGTGGAGGACGGCTCGATTTACAACATCCCCCTTGGCATGGCGACGAATAACGCGTTGCTCGCACAGCTCGGTCCGCAAGTGCCGGTCAGCTTTTCCGCTGTTGGCGACCCCCATGTAGACATGGAAGAAAGGGTAGAAAATGTCGGGATTAATAACACGTGGCTTCGTATAGGCCTGACGATCGAAATGGATATCCGTGTCGTCATTCCTTTTGGCACGGAAGAGGATACGGCAACCACATTTGTTCCCGTAGGGATGGTGTTTGTGCCCGGAGATGTGCCTGATTATTACGGCGAAGGCGGCGGAATGCCGATTCCGGCCATAACCCCGAGCGGAGATGAAGAAGAAGTTGACATGCAGGCGCCGGATGCAGAAATCGAAAACCCGCCTGCCGGTGAGGATGAAACAAACTAA
- a CDS encoding dihydrofolate reductase, whose protein sequence is MLSMMVAHDRNRGIGKDNAMPWHLPADLSFLKKNTVGKTIVMGRSTFEAIGRPLPKRKNIVLTTQQDFDVEGVETAHAIETIIAENDRSEVEWVILGGSNVYEQAFPYVDRLYITFIDEAFEVDRFFPSFDKSEWELKWQEKGIKNEENPYDYWFQVYDRKKT, encoded by the coding sequence ATGCTATCCATGATGGTTGCCCACGATCGGAATCGTGGAATTGGGAAGGATAATGCAATGCCTTGGCATTTACCGGCAGACCTTTCATTTTTAAAGAAAAATACGGTCGGAAAGACGATTGTGATGGGACGATCTACATTTGAAGCGATAGGAAGGCCATTGCCGAAACGCAAAAATATCGTTTTAACGACACAACAAGATTTCGATGTTGAAGGTGTCGAAACGGCACATGCCATTGAAACAATTATTGCAGAAAATGATCGTTCGGAGGTGGAATGGGTCATTCTCGGAGGTAGCAACGTGTATGAACAAGCTTTTCCATATGTGGACCGGCTTTATATTACCTTTATTGATGAAGCGTTTGAAGTGGACCGTTTTTTCCCTTCGTTTGATAAAAGTGAATGGGAACTGAAGTGGCAAGAAAAAGGGATAAAAAATGAGGAAAACCCATATGACTACTGGTTTCAAGTCTATGATCGCAAAAAAACGTGA
- a CDS encoding sodium-dependent transporter, with product MQGREQWATRLGFMLAAVGSAVGLGNIWRFPYIAGEYGGASFLIVYLICIFIIGLPTMIAEFSIGKKGQLDAVGSFSKTAPAKPWVIGGWLGVITSFLIVSFYAVITGWVLYYMFSYLTGSLQQVEPGGVEEYFGGFVGDAFLPVIWQFIVMGIMIGILYFGVQKGIELSSKIFMPLLAVILLVLAGYGLTLDGAGEGMSFLFVPDWSALGDPALYLAAIGQAFFTLSLGMGIMVTYGGYLSKQTGNRLPGTATSIVILDTLFAILVAVAIFTAVFTIGAEADQGPTLIFVVLPEVFNQMAAGGTFFAIFFFFLVFIAGLTSAISLAEVSISFAMRQVNLTRKKAALIVGALITLVGIPSALSQGGPLGDFLIAGLPFLDFVDVLTDSYFLPIGGLIVVLFVGWGWKSKAALEEADFKYQAFAKIWLFLLRFVAPIMIIIILLANLFGIEV from the coding sequence ATGCAAGGGAGAGAACAATGGGCGACACGTTTGGGTTTTATGCTGGCTGCTGTCGGTTCGGCAGTAGGCCTGGGGAACATATGGCGTTTTCCCTACATTGCCGGTGAGTATGGAGGCGCTTCTTTTTTGATCGTTTACCTCATCTGTATTTTTATCATTGGTTTACCGACCATGATTGCAGAGTTTTCCATTGGGAAAAAGGGTCAACTTGATGCTGTTGGATCATTTTCCAAAACGGCTCCCGCGAAACCGTGGGTCATCGGTGGTTGGCTCGGAGTTATTACGTCGTTTTTAATTGTGTCGTTTTATGCCGTTATTACCGGTTGGGTTTTGTACTATATGTTCAGTTATTTGACCGGAAGTCTCCAACAAGTGGAGCCGGGGGGCGTTGAAGAATATTTCGGCGGATTCGTCGGAGATGCATTCCTCCCCGTCATTTGGCAATTCATTGTCATGGGTATTATGATTGGTATTTTGTATTTTGGGGTTCAAAAAGGGATTGAGCTGAGCAGTAAAATTTTTATGCCCTTACTTGCCGTTATTCTCTTGGTTTTAGCAGGGTACGGGTTAACATTGGATGGCGCCGGAGAAGGCATGTCATTTTTGTTCGTTCCTGACTGGAGCGCATTGGGGGATCCTGCCCTTTATCTGGCGGCTATCGGGCAAGCGTTCTTTACACTATCCCTGGGTATGGGGATTATGGTGACCTATGGCGGCTATCTTTCAAAACAAACAGGCAATCGTTTGCCGGGTACTGCAACGAGCATCGTGATTCTGGACACTCTATTTGCCATTTTGGTCGCGGTAGCAATTTTTACAGCTGTGTTTACCATTGGCGCCGAAGCGGATCAAGGACCGACATTGATCTTCGTCGTGCTGCCGGAAGTGTTTAATCAAATGGCTGCAGGCGGAACGTTCTTTGCTATCTTTTTCTTCTTCCTTGTCTTTATCGCCGGGCTTACGTCCGCCATTTCACTGGCCGAAGTAAGTATCTCCTTTGCGATGCGACAAGTGAATTTGACCAGGAAAAAAGCGGCTCTTATCGTTGGGGCATTGATCACATTAGTGGGTATACCGTCCGCTTTAAGCCAAGGCGGTCCGCTCGGTGACTTCCTGATCGCGGGTCTGCCGTTCCTTGATTTTGTGGATGTCCTTACAGACAGCTATTTCCTTCCGATTGGCGGTTTAATTGTCGTCCTTTTTGTCGGTTGGGGATGGAAAAGTAAAGCAGCGCTTGAAGAAGCAGACTTTAAATATCAGGCTTTTGCAAAGATATGGCTCTTCTTGCTTCGATTTGTAGCACCGATTATGATTATCATTATTTTACTCGCGAACCTTTTCGGGATCGAAGTGTAG